A genomic segment from Zea mays cultivar B73 unplaced genomic scaffold, Zm-B73-REFERENCE-NAM-5.0 scaffold_279, whole genome shotgun sequence encodes:
- the LOC118474451 gene encoding NADH dehydrogenase [ubiquinone] iron-sulfur protein 3, translated as MDNQSIFKYSWEILPKKWVHKMKRSEHGNRSYTNTDYPFPLLCFLKWHTYTRVQVSIDICGVDHPSRKRRFEVVHNLLSTRYNSRIRVQTSADEVTRISPVVSPFPSAGRWEREVWDMSGVSSINHPDLRRISTDYGFEGHPLRKDFPLSGYVEVRYDDPEKRVVSEPIEMTQEFRYFDFASPWEQRSDG; from the coding sequence ATGGATAACCAATCCATTTTCAAATATAGTTGGGAGATTTTACCCAAGAAATGGGTACATAAAATGAAAAGATCGGAACATGGGAATAGATCTTATACCAATACTGACTACCCATTTCCATTGTTGTGCTTTCTAAAATGGCATACCTATACAAGGGTTCAAGTTTCGATCGATATTTGCGGAGTGGATCATCCCTCTCGAAAACGCAGATTTGAAGTTGTCCATAATTTACTGAGTACTCGGTATAACTCACGCATTCGTGTACAAACAAGTGCGGACGAAGTAACACGAATATCTCCGGTAGTCAGTCCATTTCCATCAGCCGGCCGGTGGGAGCGAGAAGTATGGGATATGTCTGGTGTTTCTTCCATCAATCATCCGGATTTACGCCGTATATCAACTGATTATGGTTTCGAGGGTCATCCATTACGAAAAGACTTTCCTCTGAGTGGATATGTGGAAGTACGCTATGATGATCCAGAGAAACGTGTGGTTTCTGAACCCATTGAGATGACCCAAGAATTTCGCTATTTTGATTTTGCTAGTCCTTGGGAACAGCGTAGCGACGGATAA